Proteins encoded in a region of the Moritella marina ATCC 15381 genome:
- a CDS encoding biotin-dependent carboxyltransferase family protein, which translates to MKHVSAFEVSKPGIHSLIQDLGRFGYQHLGITPGGPADLHAYLWANKILGNHSNMASIEIHYGLMTLIALVDTRISICGAEFGVTINDKPAFNWQTHQVKSGDVIQYRSAKTGKCGYLAILGGLQTKKDYQSRSTVIRDELSPATSKSLYHGQILPASNSSIKYLKTTTEHAAEVIVPRHYIPNYSTVLSLGLLPCYQWSLLTSKQQYQLLSNKYQISTQANRMGYQLVGDMITDLPTALTSEGIALGSVQLPANGQPIILLQDRQTIGGYPKAGVISAIDCSQLSQRQQGAEITFRLDNPLVSRYKMQAFKRFFDF; encoded by the coding sequence ATGAAACACGTATCTGCATTTGAAGTGAGCAAACCGGGGATCCACAGCTTAATTCAAGACCTGGGTCGGTTTGGCTATCAGCACTTAGGCATTACCCCTGGTGGCCCTGCAGATCTACACGCCTACCTCTGGGCCAATAAAATACTTGGTAACCACAGTAATATGGCCAGCATTGAGATCCATTATGGATTAATGACATTAATAGCCTTAGTTGATACGCGAATCTCTATCTGTGGTGCTGAATTTGGCGTGACAATTAATGATAAACCGGCATTTAATTGGCAAACCCATCAGGTCAAATCTGGCGATGTGATCCAATATCGCAGTGCAAAAACAGGGAAATGTGGTTATCTCGCCATCTTAGGCGGCCTGCAGACAAAAAAAGACTACCAAAGTCGTAGCACGGTGATCCGCGATGAACTTAGCCCTGCAACCAGTAAATCGCTATATCATGGCCAAATTTTACCAGCGTCAAATTCAAGTATCAAATACCTGAAAACAACTACGGAACACGCAGCAGAGGTCATTGTTCCCCGACATTATATCCCCAACTACTCTACGGTTCTGAGTTTAGGTTTATTACCTTGCTATCAATGGTCCTTATTGACGTCAAAACAGCAGTATCAACTACTATCTAACAAATATCAGATCAGCACACAAGCAAACCGAATGGGCTATCAGTTGGTCGGTGACATGATCACAGATCTGCCAACAGCATTAACTTCGGAAGGTATTGCGCTAGGCAGCGTGCAACTACCCGCGAATGGCCAACCTATTATTTTGCTTCAAGACAGACAAACCATAGGCGGTTATCCAAAAGCTGGGGTTATTTCAGCCATAGACTGCAGTCAATTATCACAGCGCCAACAAGGGGCTGAAATTACATTTAGACTCGATAATCCGCTTGTTTCACGTTATAAAATGCAAGCTTTCAAGCGTTTTTTCGACTTTTAG
- a CDS encoding universal stress protein codes for MYKTILLPVDLNEEGFSHIAAEHACALAKISGASIHLLNVLPTSQLPMVSAHFPASVLQEIRKSAYSALQDFAKKNIDDSITTHIHMAEGRPSKEIIKAANKYNADLIVMPSHKRAKLELAVIGSVAAKVVSAAAMNVMVVKPQ; via the coding sequence ATGTATAAAACGATTTTATTACCGGTTGATCTTAACGAAGAAGGTTTTAGTCATATCGCAGCTGAACATGCCTGTGCGTTAGCTAAAATATCGGGTGCAAGCATCCATTTATTGAATGTATTGCCGACGTCTCAACTGCCAATGGTATCTGCACATTTCCCTGCATCCGTTTTGCAAGAAATCCGCAAGTCTGCCTATTCAGCATTACAAGATTTTGCTAAAAAAAATATTGATGACAGTATAACAACACACATACACATGGCTGAAGGCCGACCATCAAAAGAAATCATTAAAGCGGCGAATAAATACAACGCTGATTTAATTGTGATGCCAAGCCATAAACGCGCGAAATTAGAGCTAGCAGTGATTGGTTCTGTCGCAGCAAAAGTGGTCAGTGCCGCAGCAATGAATGTGATGGTTGTTAAACCACAATAA
- a CDS encoding TRAP transporter permease → MSKTENQTTSMDAELQEMLAQSDTGARDPKGIAKKILLIVPFIWALFQLWYASPLPFILNFGIINDTEARSIHLAFAIFLAFTAYPAMKSSPRDHVPLTDWIFAFVGAFCAAYLFLFYNELANRAGAPTFFDTAVATTGMLLLLEATRRSLGPPLMIVAAVFLTYTFAGPYMPDIIAHKGASLNKTMSHQWLTTEGVFGVAVGVSTSFVFLFVLFGSLLDKAGAGNYFIKVAFSLLGHMRGGPAKAAVVASGLSGLVSGSSIANVVTTGTFTIPLMKRVGFPATKAGAVEVAASTNGQLTPPIMGAAAFLMVEYVGIPYIEVIKAAILPALISYVALIYIVHLEACKAGMEGLPRRHKPTLAQSLFSFMSVVVLIIVLSFAVYYGIGWTKDVFGDAATWIVGIATVAIYIALVRYSTKFPELEVDDPDSELLVLPEPGPTAKAGLYFLLPIVVLVWCLTVERFSPGLSAFWATVFMIFIVITQRPLQAYFKQSQPIPSAIKTGFVELFDGMVTGSRNMIGIGVATAAAGIVVGTVTLTGIGLVMTEFVEFISGGNIMLMLGFTALISLILGMGLPTTANYIVVSTLMAPVIVELGAQNGLIVPLIAVHLFVFYFGILADDTPPVGLAAFAAAAIAKADPIKTGIQGFMYDIRTAILPFMFIFNTQLLLIGVDSIGHLLLTIFSATTAMLVFSAATQGYWLTKSKWYETIGLLLITFTLFRPGFWWDMVYPPIEEVSPQHIEQVLADLPVGTDVRLRVEGETLDGAFQTKIVQLPFAEDAITGAERLLSTGLELRTEGEKTIVDMVGFDSPAEKSGIDFDWGILMVERPLDRPAKEFLFIPALLLLAGIAFGQRRRIAANK, encoded by the coding sequence ATGTCTAAAACAGAAAATCAAACCACTAGCATGGATGCTGAACTGCAGGAAATGCTTGCACAATCAGATACTGGTGCGCGCGATCCTAAAGGTATTGCTAAAAAGATTTTGTTAATAGTGCCGTTTATATGGGCGTTATTTCAATTATGGTATGCCTCTCCTCTGCCGTTCATTTTAAACTTTGGTATTATTAATGATACTGAAGCCCGCTCGATCCATTTAGCTTTTGCTATCTTTTTAGCGTTTACAGCTTACCCTGCGATGAAATCGTCACCGCGCGACCATGTGCCGCTGACAGATTGGATTTTTGCATTCGTAGGCGCGTTCTGTGCTGCTTATCTTTTCCTATTTTATAATGAACTGGCTAATCGTGCTGGTGCACCGACTTTCTTTGATACTGCGGTTGCAACAACGGGCATGTTACTACTGCTTGAAGCAACTCGCCGTTCTTTAGGTCCACCACTGATGATCGTGGCAGCGGTATTTTTAACTTATACCTTTGCCGGTCCATATATGCCCGACATCATTGCCCACAAAGGTGCAAGTTTAAATAAAACGATGTCTCACCAATGGTTAACTACCGAAGGTGTATTTGGTGTTGCAGTCGGTGTATCAACGTCATTCGTATTCTTGTTTGTGCTATTCGGTTCACTGCTTGATAAAGCAGGCGCTGGTAACTACTTCATTAAAGTTGCGTTCTCACTACTTGGTCACATGCGTGGCGGTCCTGCAAAAGCAGCCGTTGTGGCATCAGGTCTAAGTGGTTTAGTGTCAGGTTCTTCAATTGCAAACGTAGTAACAACTGGTACGTTTACCATCCCATTGATGAAACGTGTTGGTTTTCCTGCAACTAAAGCGGGTGCAGTAGAGGTTGCAGCATCAACCAATGGTCAGCTAACACCACCAATTATGGGTGCCGCTGCCTTCTTAATGGTTGAATATGTTGGTATTCCTTATATCGAAGTCATTAAAGCTGCGATTTTACCTGCGTTGATTTCGTATGTTGCGTTAATCTACATCGTGCATTTAGAAGCATGTAAAGCCGGCATGGAAGGTTTACCACGCCGTCATAAACCAACGCTCGCGCAGAGCTTATTTTCGTTTATGTCTGTTGTAGTATTAATCATCGTGCTTAGCTTTGCTGTGTACTATGGTATCGGCTGGACGAAAGATGTCTTTGGTGATGCAGCAACTTGGATTGTTGGTATCGCCACTGTCGCTATTTATATCGCCTTAGTCAGATATTCAACAAAGTTCCCAGAACTTGAAGTTGATGATCCAGACAGTGAATTGCTTGTATTACCAGAACCAGGCCCAACAGCAAAAGCAGGTTTATACTTCCTACTGCCAATTGTCGTATTAGTATGGTGTTTAACGGTCGAACGTTTCTCTCCGGGCCTATCGGCATTCTGGGCAACTGTGTTCATGATCTTCATCGTGATCACGCAGCGCCCATTACAAGCTTATTTCAAACAAAGTCAACCAATCCCAAGTGCGATTAAAACTGGTTTTGTTGAATTATTTGACGGCATGGTAACGGGTTCTCGTAACATGATCGGTATCGGTGTTGCGACAGCTGCAGCTGGTATTGTTGTTGGTACGGTAACACTAACAGGTATCGGTCTAGTGATGACTGAGTTTGTTGAGTTTATCTCAGGCGGTAATATCATGCTAATGCTGGGCTTTACCGCACTTATTAGCTTGATCTTAGGCATGGGTTTACCAACAACAGCAAACTACATCGTGGTATCAACATTGATGGCGCCAGTGATTGTTGAACTTGGTGCTCAAAATGGCTTAATCGTACCGCTAATCGCTGTGCATTTATTTGTATTCTACTTTGGTATTTTAGCCGATGATACACCGCCTGTTGGCCTTGCAGCCTTCGCAGCGGCCGCCATTGCCAAAGCAGATCCAATTAAGACCGGTATCCAAGGTTTTATGTACGATATCCGTACCGCGATCTTGCCTTTCATGTTCATCTTTAATACGCAGTTATTATTGATTGGTGTGGATTCAATTGGTCACCTGCTGCTCACCATTTTCTCGGCGACCACCGCAATGTTGGTATTCTCCGCGGCGACTCAAGGTTACTGGCTAACAAAATCGAAATGGTATGAAACGATCGGATTATTATTAATCACGTTTACATTATTCCGCCCTGGTTTCTGGTGGGACATGGTCTATCCACCAATCGAGGAAGTAAGCCCGCAACATATTGAGCAAGTACTGGCTGATTTACCAGTTGGTACCGATGTACGTTTACGTGTTGAAGGCGAAACACTCGATGGAGCATTCCAAACTAAAATTGTCCAGCTACCTTTTGCTGAAGATGCGATCACTGGTGCAGAACGATTATTAAGTACTGGTTTAGAATTACGTACCGAGGGTGAAAAAACGATTGTTGATATGGTTGGTTTTGACTCTCCAGCTGAAAAATCAGGCATTGATTTTGATTGGGGTATCCTCATGGTTGAACGACCATTAGACCGCCCAGCGAAAGAGTTCCTGTTTATTCCAGCTTTATTGCTACTTGCAGGTATTGCATTTGGTCAGCGTCGCCGTATCGCAGCCAATAAGTAA
- a CDS encoding esterase/lipase family protein, giving the protein MFNTRRKSKSLEIKLSHTDRANDIRGVNQLAVDAVTGLTDIVEALHYTILSLGLNDKDTPTKTRGVTGFVYRNIRSITAFVGDKVDLSLSQFGSALGQHESSLKREVAISMLNGVLGDYLLERQNPLAVIMQLRRDGVALTDVALRNLIEKSDGKILLMVHGLCMNDLQWQVDEHDHGIELARDLGYEPIYLHYNTGRHISENGRDLAALLEYLMTISPQPLTLSILAHSMGGLVSRSAFHYGEKAGHTWLQQVHKMVFLGTPHHGAALEKGGNMIDILLGSNPFSLPFAKLGQIRSAGITDLRYGSIIDEHWQGKDRFSYNADDRGSLALPNGVHCYTVAAVKSKQSTVVGDGLIGDGLVNVDSALGRHNDDLLHLTFPEQHQWVGRDMNHMDLLYHPDVYSKIRHWLLDK; this is encoded by the coding sequence ATGTTTAACACCCGCAGAAAATCAAAAAGTTTAGAAATTAAACTGTCTCATACCGATCGTGCCAATGATATTCGTGGTGTTAATCAACTCGCAGTAGATGCTGTGACGGGGTTAACGGATATTGTTGAAGCACTGCATTACACCATTTTAAGCCTTGGCCTTAATGACAAAGATACGCCGACAAAGACACGTGGTGTGACAGGCTTTGTCTATCGCAATATTCGTAGTATTACTGCATTCGTGGGTGATAAAGTGGATCTTTCTTTATCACAGTTTGGCTCGGCTTTAGGCCAGCATGAATCATCACTCAAACGTGAAGTAGCCATTTCAATGCTTAATGGTGTTCTGGGCGATTATCTACTTGAACGTCAAAATCCGCTTGCTGTGATCATGCAATTACGCCGAGACGGTGTCGCATTAACAGATGTTGCATTACGTAATCTGATCGAAAAGTCTGATGGCAAGATATTGTTGATGGTACACGGCTTATGCATGAACGATCTGCAGTGGCAAGTTGATGAACACGATCATGGTATTGAGTTAGCACGTGATCTTGGTTATGAACCGATTTATTTACATTATAATACCGGTCGTCATATTTCTGAGAATGGCCGTGATTTAGCCGCCCTCCTTGAGTATTTAATGACTATATCACCGCAACCACTAACGCTTTCTATTCTGGCACACAGTATGGGCGGATTAGTTTCGCGGAGTGCTTTTCATTATGGTGAAAAAGCAGGGCATACTTGGTTGCAGCAAGTGCATAAAATGGTCTTTTTAGGGACGCCGCATCATGGCGCTGCGCTTGAAAAAGGCGGTAATATGATTGACATATTACTGGGCTCAAATCCATTTAGCTTACCGTTTGCTAAGTTAGGGCAAATCCGTAGCGCTGGTATTACTGATTTACGTTATGGGTCGATTATTGATGAACATTGGCAAGGTAAAGATCGTTTTAGTTATAACGCTGACGATCGTGGATCGCTGGCGTTACCTAATGGTGTACACTGTTACACCGTTGCGGCAGTGAAAAGTAAGCAATCAACAGTCGTTGGTGATGGTTTAATTGGCGATGGCTTAGTGAATGTTGATAGTGCACTTGGTCGTCATAATGATGATTTACTGCATCTGACTTTCCCTGAGCAACATCAATGGGTTGGTCGCGATATGAATCACATGGATCTACTTTATCATCCTGATGTATATAGTAAAATAAGACATTGGTTATTAGATAAGTAG
- a CDS encoding DUF2986 domain-containing protein, producing the protein MNRKKKVVSTLKKKAKKANAKLAPSSNKPRYISKAEREKIALEAELILQENVLQERVLQESVQQESVQEELSVEKDQATAK; encoded by the coding sequence ATGAACAGAAAGAAAAAAGTTGTTTCAACATTAAAGAAAAAAGCTAAAAAAGCGAATGCTAAATTAGCACCAAGCTCTAATAAGCCACGTTATATCTCTAAAGCTGAACGTGAAAAAATAGCATTAGAGGCAGAGCTTATTTTACAAGAAAATGTTTTACAAGAGCGTGTTTTACAAGAGAGTGTTCAGCAAGAAAGCGTTCAGGAAGAACTAAGTGTTGAAAAAGATCAAGCTACAGCAAAATAG
- a CDS encoding DMT family transporter, whose product MAQSNIKFHLLVILATTLVAGSFLASANLAGLINPFSLTLLRFTGAVSVLLPFILFTKKWRNKVLRTLPRSMVISLFYSLFFICQFEALKITTTLNTGTLYTLVPFITAVLCVLVFKDKIKAKQLMIYLLGALGTCWVIFGGDLSRLLDFSLNNGDLLFIAGCLSMCCYSISMKRLYRGDELIVMVFSTLLGGCIWMGLALLVSGLPLEWHLIQGESIFYMAYLVIGATLMTVYLYQKTTVALGPTRVMAYIYMNPAVVALLSLLVNGQSINMQVVPGILLSASATFLLQRQANATKT is encoded by the coding sequence TTGGCACAATCAAACATAAAATTTCACCTTCTCGTGATACTTGCGACTACCTTAGTGGCGGGTTCATTTTTAGCATCTGCAAATCTAGCAGGGCTAATAAACCCATTTTCTTTAACCTTACTGCGCTTTACTGGTGCGGTAAGTGTGTTATTACCGTTTATATTATTTACCAAAAAATGGCGTAACAAGGTATTAAGAACCTTGCCGCGTTCGATGGTGATTAGTCTATTTTATTCGCTGTTTTTTATCTGTCAGTTTGAAGCTCTGAAAATAACCACGACCTTGAATACTGGTACCTTATATACCTTGGTACCATTTATTACTGCTGTGTTATGTGTATTGGTGTTTAAAGACAAGATTAAAGCAAAACAGTTAATGATTTACCTGCTTGGTGCCTTAGGTACTTGTTGGGTTATTTTTGGTGGCGACTTATCCCGATTACTGGATTTCTCACTTAATAATGGTGATTTATTGTTTATCGCAGGCTGTTTATCTATGTGCTGCTATTCAATTTCAATGAAACGTCTATACCGTGGTGACGAATTGATCGTCATGGTGTTTAGCACGTTACTCGGCGGCTGTATTTGGATGGGATTAGCGCTGTTGGTATCAGGTTTACCGCTCGAGTGGCATTTGATCCAAGGTGAATCGATATTCTATATGGCGTATTTAGTGATTGGTGCGACGCTCATGACGGTGTACCTATACCAAAAGACGACGGTTGCGTTGGGACCGACTCGGGTGATGGCTTATATTTATATGAACCCTGCAGTTGTAGCTTTGTTGTCACTGCTCGTTAACGGTCAAAGTATCAATATGCAAGTTGTTCCAGGTATTCTATTGTCAGCCTCTGCTACCTTTTTATTACAACGACAAGCAAACGCGACTAAAACCTAG
- a CDS encoding 5-oxoprolinase subunit B family protein — MQYHLEMIGYDALLIRFTEADNAQLLPIIHNLSLQLTNAVDLDTVITDIIPSYQTLLVSFNIMKIEPHQLINKIHFYVKKILTDHLKAIDFPTLPITIPVCYHQSLAPDIESLSQHTGLSIADIIHIHSSTIYSCYAIGFMPNFGYLGNVDKRIQIPRHTAPRPQVPAGSVGIADNQTAIYPKASPGGWQIIGQSPLAADNLTVGCQVKFESMSLDDFQQYQNQYLHLQEAKS, encoded by the coding sequence ATGCAATACCATCTCGAGATGATTGGTTATGATGCGCTCCTGATCCGCTTTACAGAAGCTGATAACGCCCAGCTATTACCTATTATCCACAACTTAAGTCTGCAGCTAACAAATGCTGTCGATTTAGACACGGTTATTACTGATATCATTCCTTCATACCAAACCTTACTTGTTAGCTTTAATATCATGAAAATAGAGCCTCATCAGCTCATAAATAAAATTCATTTTTACGTTAAAAAAATATTAACTGACCACTTAAAAGCTATTGATTTTCCCACCTTACCGATCACAATTCCGGTTTGTTACCATCAAAGCCTGGCGCCAGATATCGAGTCATTATCACAACATACAGGGTTGTCGATTGCCGATATCATCCACATCCATTCTTCTACTATATATAGCTGTTATGCTATTGGCTTTATGCCGAATTTTGGCTACTTAGGCAATGTTGATAAACGCATTCAAATACCTCGACATACAGCGCCAAGGCCGCAAGTTCCGGCAGGGAGTGTTGGAATTGCAGATAATCAAACAGCGATCTACCCAAAAGCCAGTCCCGGTGGCTGGCAGATCATAGGTCAAAGCCCTTTGGCTGCAGATAACCTTACAGTCGGTTGCCAAGTTAAATTCGAGTCAATGTCCCTAGATGACTTTCAGCAATATCAGAATCAATACCTGCACTTACAAGAGGCTAAGTCATGA
- a CDS encoding DUF1456 family protein, translated as MTNNDIIRRIRYTFNFSDDKMISLFKQAEADVTRGEISDWLKKDEDPECVRLNDTKMATFLNGLINANRGKKDGPQPEPEHAINNNIILRKLKIALDLKNEDVLELLEIAGFRLGKHELSAFFRKPDHKHFRECKDQVLRNFLAGLQIKHRPEDK; from the coding sequence ATGACCAATAATGATATTATACGCCGTATTCGCTACACTTTTAATTTCAGTGACGACAAGATGATTAGCTTGTTTAAACAAGCTGAAGCAGATGTTACACGTGGCGAAATCAGCGATTGGTTAAAGAAAGATGAAGATCCTGAATGTGTGCGTCTTAATGATACCAAGATGGCTACTTTTTTAAATGGTCTAATTAACGCAAATCGCGGTAAAAAAGACGGACCACAACCTGAACCTGAGCATGCGATCAATAACAACATTATTTTACGTAAGTTAAAGATTGCGTTAGATCTTAAGAATGAAGACGTTCTTGAATTATTAGAAATTGCTGGATTCCGTTTAGGTAAGCATGAACTAAGCGCATTTTTCCGTAAACCTGATCACAAACACTTCCGTGAATGTAAAGATCAAGTTTTACGTAACTTCCTTGCAGGCCTGCAAATAAAACATCGTCCAGAAGACAAGTAA
- a CDS encoding GGDEF domain-containing protein, whose amino-acid sequence MDNQSSLSEFHWIMNMVQTIDAGLVVLDKDLKVQLWNDFMSNHSGVSAKDMQDTPLFSHFPELPEAWLRSKIDSVFLLKNNAFTSWEQRPYIFRFNNYRPVTGISEFMFQNMTIIPLASLTGEVTHVSLIIYDVTDIAINRLQLDKANEKLAHLSQTDALTQLANRHHWNTLIDSEFKRVKRYEQISTLMMLDIDHFKKVNDTYGHVAGDKVISEVSRVIRESVRETDFSARYGGEEFAICLTNTTASCAVILAERLRKAIESTLVLDDGNVIQVTISIGIAEFKADVESVDHWTKNADSALYKSKESGRNQYSIL is encoded by the coding sequence ATGGATAATCAAAGTTCATTGAGTGAGTTTCATTGGATCATGAATATGGTACAAACCATTGATGCTGGCCTGGTGGTATTAGATAAAGACTTAAAAGTTCAGCTTTGGAACGACTTTATGAGTAACCACAGTGGGGTCAGTGCAAAAGATATGCAAGACACACCGCTATTCTCACACTTTCCAGAACTGCCTGAAGCTTGGTTACGCAGTAAGATTGATTCGGTTTTTTTACTCAAAAATAACGCTTTTACCAGTTGGGAACAACGTCCTTATATCTTCCGTTTTAATAACTATCGTCCTGTTACTGGTATCTCTGAATTTATGTTTCAGAACATGACAATTATACCATTAGCATCGCTCACCGGTGAAGTCACTCACGTCAGTTTAATTATTTATGATGTAACCGATATTGCCATTAACCGCTTACAACTTGATAAAGCCAATGAAAAATTAGCACATTTAAGTCAAACGGATGCACTAACACAGCTTGCTAACCGCCATCACTGGAATACCCTTATTGATAGTGAGTTTAAGCGTGTTAAACGCTACGAACAAATCTCAACATTAATGATGCTTGATATTGATCACTTCAAAAAGGTCAATGATACTTATGGCCATGTTGCGGGTGATAAGGTTATTTCGGAAGTATCAAGGGTGATCCGAGAAAGTGTCAGAGAAACCGATTTTTCAGCACGATACGGTGGTGAGGAGTTTGCTATCTGCTTGACGAATACCACGGCCAGTTGTGCGGTTATATTAGCTGAGCGTCTGCGTAAGGCTATTGAAAGCACGCTGGTATTAGATGATGGTAATGTCATCCAAGTGACAATATCGATTGGTATAGCTGAGTTTAAAGCGGATGTAGAGTCGGTTGATCATTGGACGAAAAATGCGGACAGTGCATTGTATAAGAGTAAAGAGAGTGGTCGTAATCAGTACTCGATTTTATAA
- a CDS encoding TAXI family TRAP transporter solute-binding subunit yields the protein MSITKTIAKSLAIAGLTVAAAAPSIATAKTSDFITIGTGGVTGVYYPAGGAICKFVNRNRKEHNIRCSVESTGGSAYNINTMRAGELDFGVAQSDQQFYAYKGLNQYKNQGAYTDLRAVFSLHAEALTIVARKDSGIKDFKDLKGKRVNVGNPGSGQRSTMDVVMKAYNWDNSAFSLTSELKANEQSQALCDNKIDAFVFFAGFPNGSIKEATTTCDAVLVTVNDSTVEKLIEENPYYSQVVIPGGTYTGTPKDTVTFGARATIVTPKSMSDEIVYEVTKSVFENFNTFKRLHPSFASLTKEDMATAALSAPVHPGAAKYYKEVGLK from the coding sequence ATGTCTATTACAAAAACAATTGCAAAATCACTTGCTATCGCAGGTTTGACAGTAGCAGCTGCTGCACCAAGTATCGCAACAGCGAAAACAAGTGACTTTATTACAATCGGTACTGGTGGTGTTACAGGTGTTTATTATCCTGCCGGTGGTGCAATTTGTAAATTTGTAAACCGCAACCGTAAAGAGCACAACATCCGTTGTTCAGTAGAAAGTACTGGTGGTTCAGCTTATAACATCAACACGATGCGTGCTGGCGAACTTGATTTCGGTGTAGCACAATCTGATCAACAGTTTTATGCTTACAAAGGTTTAAACCAATACAAAAATCAAGGCGCTTACACAGACTTACGTGCAGTATTCTCACTACACGCTGAAGCACTGACAATTGTTGCTCGTAAAGATTCTGGCATCAAAGATTTTAAAGATCTTAAAGGTAAACGTGTAAACGTAGGTAATCCAGGTTCAGGCCAACGCAGCACAATGGATGTTGTAATGAAAGCTTACAACTGGGATAACAGCGCGTTCTCACTCACATCAGAACTTAAAGCAAACGAACAATCTCAAGCACTTTGTGATAACAAAATCGACGCATTCGTATTCTTCGCTGGTTTCCCAAATGGTTCAATCAAAGAAGCTACAACAACGTGTGACGCAGTACTTGTAACGGTTAACGATTCAACAGTTGAAAAACTAATTGAAGAAAACCCGTATTACAGCCAAGTTGTTATCCCTGGTGGCACTTACACTGGTACGCCGAAAGACACTGTAACATTTGGTGCTCGCGCAACAATCGTTACACCAAAATCAATGTCTGACGAAATCGTGTATGAAGTAACTAAATCTGTATTCGAAAACTTCAATACATTTAAACGTTTACACCCATCATTTGCATCGCTAACAAAAGAAGACATGGCGACTGCAGCACTTAGCGCACCAGTTCACCCTGGCGCAGCTAAATACTACAAAGAAGTTGGCCTAAAATAA
- a CDS encoding response regulator, whose amino-acid sequence MSVSVLICDDSNLARKQMARTLPPYWDVDVSFASNGAEGIELIKAGKGSIVFLDLNMPVMDGYQVLEAIQQEQLNALVIVVSGDIQTEAHQRVTALGALAFIKKPVTSKQIETILINYGIVDKDEFAQAEVRLIAQQKAEQRQQDLIKSIPDTLPSLSKELELQPEFRDVLQEVANVAMGQAADLLARLLDVFVLLPVPNVNVLEASELTMALSAASEQASISTVCQGFICSGISGEALLLFHDSSFDDMAKLMGIENQHSNFQEKEILMDTANILIGAFLQGFSQQLNVSFSQGHPSVLGQHSTVQEMINANNFRKQKTVAIEINYQIEHHNVQCDLLLLFTEKSLPSLLNSLSYLID is encoded by the coding sequence ATGTCAGTTTCTGTATTAATCTGTGATGATTCAAACCTAGCGCGTAAACAAATGGCTAGAACACTTCCTCCTTATTGGGATGTAGACGTTAGTTTTGCATCTAACGGAGCCGAAGGTATTGAGTTAATCAAAGCAGGTAAAGGTAGCATCGTATTCCTCGATTTGAATATGCCAGTAATGGATGGCTACCAAGTGTTAGAAGCCATTCAACAAGAGCAGTTAAATGCACTGGTGATTGTTGTTTCTGGTGATATCCAAACTGAAGCTCATCAACGTGTGACCGCATTAGGCGCATTAGCGTTTATCAAAAAACCGGTAACAAGTAAGCAAATTGAAACTATCCTGATCAATTATGGGATTGTCGATAAAGACGAGTTCGCCCAAGCCGAAGTCCGGTTAATCGCTCAACAAAAAGCAGAACAAAGACAACAAGATCTGATCAAGTCGATTCCAGATACCTTGCCATCATTAAGTAAAGAGCTTGAGCTGCAACCTGAATTTCGAGATGTATTACAGGAAGTAGCCAATGTCGCAATGGGACAAGCAGCTGATTTATTAGCACGTTTACTCGATGTATTTGTGTTATTACCGGTACCCAATGTAAATGTCTTAGAAGCCAGTGAATTAACCATGGCACTATCTGCAGCCTCTGAACAAGCGTCGATATCAACCGTTTGCCAAGGCTTTATTTGCTCAGGTATCTCTGGTGAAGCACTGCTACTATTCCACGATTCCAGCTTTGATGACATGGCAAAGTTAATGGGCATTGAAAACCAACATTCAAATTTCCAAGAGAAAGAAATTCTCATGGATACGGCTAATATCCTCATTGGTGCATTCCTGCAAGGCTTTAGCCAGCAGTTAAATGTTAGTTTTAGCCAAGGTCATCCTTCTGTTCTCGGGCAGCACAGCACAGTACAAGAGATGATTAACGCGAATAACTTCCGTAAACAAAAAACCGTTGCGATTGAAATAAATTATCAGATTGAACACCACAATGTGCAATGTGATCTGCTATTACTCTTTACTGAAAAATCACTGCCGAGTTTACTTAATAGTCTTTCTTACCTCATCGATTAA